The following proteins are co-located in the Pedobacter frigiditerrae genome:
- the pgl gene encoding 6-phosphogluconolactonase: MNLHIFKSIAELNENLIKYVIEIANESIATKGRFDFVLTGGNSPKELYKEISTTFKDQIDWTKVYFFFGDERYVLPDHKDYNGLMAKETLFNNLQTPEDHIFYFDTTLPAADAAKAYKAALDKHFGEEEIIFDLILLGMGDDAHTASIFPNTELIKSIHPTVESVWVEKLDTYRISLTAPLINKAKNIAFITFGDNKANALRHVIGDEQKDYFIYPAQLIKPVDGNLDWFVDDKATSLLDL, translated from the coding sequence ATGAACTTACACATCTTTAAATCGATCGCTGAACTTAACGAGAACTTAATTAAATACGTAATCGAAATTGCCAATGAGTCTATAGCAACAAAAGGCAGATTTGATTTTGTTTTAACTGGCGGAAACTCTCCTAAAGAACTTTATAAAGAGATATCAACCACGTTTAAAGACCAAATAGATTGGACCAAAGTATATTTCTTTTTTGGTGATGAAAGATATGTTTTGCCAGACCATAAAGATTACAATGGGTTAATGGCAAAGGAAACCTTGTTTAATAACCTACAAACTCCAGAAGACCACATTTTTTATTTCGACACCACTTTACCTGCTGCAGATGCTGCAAAAGCTTATAAAGCAGCCTTAGACAAACATTTTGGCGAAGAAGAAATTATATTCGATTTAATCCTTTTAGGAATGGGTGATGATGCACATACAGCCTCAATTTTCCCAAATACTGAGCTCATAAAAAGCATTCACCCTACAGTAGAATCTGTTTGGGTTGAAAAATTAGACACCTATCGCATCAGTTTAACTGCACCGCTAATCAATAAAGCTAAAAACATTGCCTTTATCACCTTCGGAGATAATAAAGCAAATGCCCTAAGACACGTAATTGGAGATGAACAAAAAGATTATTTTATTTATCCAGCGCAACTGATTAAACCTGTTGATGGCAATCTAGATTGGTTTGTTGATGATAAGGCTACAAGTTTATTGGACTTATAA
- a CDS encoding methylated-DNA--[protein]-cysteine S-methyltransferase — protein MNTQEELNYHRIAEAISYLQENFKTQPDLDLIAEKVNLSPFHFQRLFTEWAGVSPKKFLQYLSLSYAKNMLKNEQATLFEVAFETGLSGTGRLHDLFVNIEGMTPGEFKNGGENLIVNYNYHHTPFGNLLIAATAKGVCYMAFADDEALAFGELHQQLPKANFNKLTDKNQEDALQIFGSNWKETKSLKLHLKGTPFQLKVWEMLLKIPKGSFTTYGSIAQKIGNANASRAVGSAIGSNPIAFLIPCHRVIQSSGNFGQYHWGSVRKTAMLGWEAAQTNLAQL, from the coding sequence ATGAACACACAAGAGGAGTTAAACTACCATCGCATTGCGGAAGCAATTAGTTACTTACAAGAGAATTTTAAGACTCAGCCAGATTTAGATTTAATAGCAGAGAAAGTAAATTTAAGTCCATTTCATTTTCAAAGATTATTTACTGAATGGGCAGGCGTTAGTCCGAAAAAGTTCTTGCAATACCTTAGTTTATCTTATGCTAAAAATATGCTCAAAAATGAGCAAGCAACACTGTTTGAAGTAGCTTTTGAAACAGGTTTATCTGGAACAGGAAGACTCCATGACCTTTTTGTAAACATTGAAGGGATGACTCCAGGCGAATTTAAAAATGGTGGAGAAAATCTAATCGTAAATTACAATTACCACCATACTCCTTTTGGTAATTTATTAATCGCAGCTACAGCTAAGGGTGTTTGTTACATGGCATTTGCCGATGATGAAGCTTTAGCATTTGGAGAACTTCATCAACAACTGCCAAAAGCAAATTTCAATAAACTAACTGATAAAAATCAAGAAGATGCCTTACAGATTTTCGGCAGCAATTGGAAGGAAACAAAAAGTCTTAAACTCCATTTAAAAGGCACACCTTTTCAATTAAAAGTTTGGGAAATGCTGTTAAAAATTCCAAAAGGAAGCTTTACAACCTATGGTTCAATTGCCCAAAAAATTGGAAATGCAAATGCATCAAGGGCAGTTGGTTCAGCTATTGGCAGCAATCCCATTGCCTTTCTAATCCCTTGCCACCGCGTTATTCAATCGTCTGGCAATTTTGGTCAGTACCACTGGGGAAGTGTTCGTAAAACTGCAATGCTAGGTTGGGAAGCAGCCCAAACTAATTTAGCACAATTGTAA
- a CDS encoding 2OG-Fe(II) oxygenase produces the protein MEALFDIKSIDRDALAEAMNQNGYAIINNSLANEQCDELIANYNQADLYRKTVVMERYRFGLGEYKYFNYPLPNIITNLRNSLYPLLAPIANNWMKVLNIDTSYPLVYNDFLKRCHDNGQTKATPLILKYGKGGFNTLHQDLYGDIYFPIQMVIFLNDADVDYTGGEFVLTQQNVRAQSKAIVLKPKRGDILIFTTNFRPVKGSKGYYRAIMKHGVSELHSGERYTLGIIFHNALS, from the coding sequence ATGGAAGCTTTATTTGATATAAAAAGCATTGATAGAGATGCTTTAGCAGAAGCAATGAATCAGAATGGTTATGCAATCATTAATAATAGCTTAGCCAATGAGCAATGCGATGAGTTGATTGCAAACTATAATCAAGCTGATTTATATCGAAAAACTGTAGTAATGGAACGTTATCGTTTTGGTTTGGGCGAATACAAATATTTCAATTATCCTTTACCTAACATCATTACCAACTTAAGAAACAGCTTATATCCATTACTCGCTCCAATAGCAAATAATTGGATGAAAGTATTGAACATAGATACCTCATATCCGTTAGTTTATAATGATTTTTTAAAACGCTGTCACGATAACGGACAAACCAAGGCAACTCCTCTAATTTTAAAATATGGAAAGGGTGGGTTTAATACGCTTCATCAAGATTTATATGGCGACATCTATTTTCCCATACAAATGGTTATATTTTTAAACGATGCAGATGTTGATTATACTGGGGGAGAATTTGTGTTGACTCAACAAAATGTAAGGGCACAATCGAAAGCGATTGTTTTAAAACCTAAAAGAGGTGATATTTTAATCTTCACGACAAACTTTAGACCTGTTAAAGGTTCAAAGGGATATTATAGAGCAATTATGAAACATGGTGTAAGTGAATTGCATAGCGGCGAACGTTATACTTTGGGCATTATATTTCACAATGCCTTGTCTTAA
- a CDS encoding alpha-ketoglutarate-dependent dioxygenase AlkB family protein — protein sequence MDLFNTQPAQNINLLPEGGTVNYYGKIMSNQQANHYYNCLLETIEWKNDEAVIFGKHILTKRKVAWYGDYPFEYTYSNVTKQALIWTKELLELKALAEDKSGETYNSCLLNLYHSGDEGMAWHSDGEKDLKKNGAIGSMSFGAERKFAFKHKETKQIVSLILENGSLLVMKDETQTNWLHRLPPTKLINKPRVNLTFRSIVR from the coding sequence ATGGATTTATTCAACACTCAACCTGCTCAAAACATTAATCTTTTACCAGAAGGTGGAACAGTAAATTATTATGGAAAAATTATGTCTAATCAACAGGCTAATCATTATTATAATTGTCTTTTAGAAACCATTGAGTGGAAAAATGATGAAGCTGTGATTTTTGGAAAACATATCCTTACCAAAAGAAAAGTGGCTTGGTATGGAGATTATCCATTCGAATATACTTACTCTAATGTAACCAAACAGGCTTTAATTTGGACTAAAGAATTATTAGAATTAAAGGCACTGGCAGAGGATAAATCTGGTGAAACCTACAATTCGTGTTTATTAAATTTATATCACAGTGGTGATGAAGGAATGGCTTGGCATAGCGATGGGGAAAAGGATTTAAAGAAAAATGGAGCCATCGGTTCTATGAGTTTTGGCGCAGAGCGGAAATTTGCATTTAAACATAAAGAGACTAAACAAATTGTTTCTTTAATCTTAGAAAATGGAAGTTTACTGGTGATGAAGGATGAAACTCAAACCAATTGGCTGCATCGCTTACCGCCAACAAAGTTGATCAACAAACCAAGAGTTAATTTAACCTTTAGAAGTATTGTTCGTTAA
- a CDS encoding ribonuclease Z: MKFEVTILGSSSATPVHNRNPTAQLLNCNEKFYLIDCAEGTQQQLIKFNLKASKIDYIFISHLHGDHYFGLIGLLSSMHLNGRIKPLYIYGPAALQEILELQFKHSDTHLKYELVYFYTDTTQSGVIFQNNDVTVETIILNHRIPCTGFKFTEKKRLRKLLIDKLEQDNIPVELYPLLKRGVDLDLPNGDVIKNLDYTTDSAEPKSYAYCSDTLFDERYFETIKGCDTLYHEATFLHEMLDRAKETHHTTALQAAEIAQIVGAKKLLIGHFSSRYKTLSELLDEAKTVFPKTELAIEGLTFEI, encoded by the coding sequence ATGAAATTTGAAGTAACCATTTTGGGTAGCAGCTCGGCTACTCCGGTTCACAATAGAAATCCAACAGCTCAATTATTAAATTGTAATGAAAAGTTTTATTTAATTGATTGTGCCGAAGGAACGCAACAGCAGTTAATTAAGTTTAACCTTAAAGCTTCTAAAATTGACTATATTTTTATTAGTCACTTACATGGCGACCATTACTTTGGGTTAATTGGATTGCTTTCTAGTATGCATCTAAATGGTCGTATAAAACCTCTTTACATTTATGGCCCTGCGGCTTTACAAGAAATACTTGAGCTTCAGTTTAAACATTCAGATACACATTTGAAATATGAGCTGGTATATTTTTATACGGATACCACTCAAAGTGGTGTAATTTTCCAAAATAATGACGTTACTGTAGAAACGATTATTTTAAATCACCGCATTCCTTGTACTGGTTTTAAGTTTACTGAGAAAAAGCGATTAAGAAAACTCTTGATTGATAAATTGGAACAAGATAATATCCCTGTAGAATTATATCCATTATTAAAACGAGGGGTTGATTTAGATTTGCCCAATGGTGATGTCATTAAGAATTTAGATTACACTACAGATTCTGCAGAACCAAAATCTTATGCATATTGTTCGGATACCTTATTTGATGAACGCTATTTCGAAACCATAAAAGGTTGCGACACACTTTATCATGAGGCTACATTCTTGCATGAAATGTTAGATAGAGCAAAAGAAACACATCACACAACTGCACTACAAGCAGCAGAAATCGCTCAAATAGTTGGTGCTAAGAAGTTGCTGATTGGACATTTTTCATCAAGATATAAGACTTTAAGTGAGTTATTGGATGAAGCAAAAACAGTATTCCCTAAAACTGAGCTTGCTATTGAAGGATTAACCTTTGAGATATAA
- a CDS encoding STAS domain-containing protein, whose amino-acid sequence MKFSTDKHEKYVVLKLDEPRFTNDNTPALKSEFILLNTEGYRNIVLDLSVVEECNDSQDLSCLLVGDRLCKSAGGVFVVTGVNNSIAKIVKMSNLHNSVTFVNKLDEATDLIFMEEIEKELRGGVDKG is encoded by the coding sequence ATGAAATTCTCTACAGATAAACACGAAAAATATGTTGTTCTAAAATTGGACGAGCCAAGGTTCACCAACGACAACACGCCTGCATTAAAATCAGAATTTATTTTGTTAAATACTGAAGGCTATCGTAATATAGTTTTAGACTTATCTGTTGTAGAAGAATGTAATGATTCACAGGATTTAAGCTGTCTTTTAGTAGGAGATAGACTTTGTAAAAGTGCTGGAGGTGTTTTTGTTGTTACAGGGGTTAACAATTCAATTGCAAAAATTGTTAAGATGTCAAACCTTCATAATTCAGTTACGTTTGTAAATAAATTAGATGAAGCCACAGATTTAATCTTTATGGAAGAAATAGAGAAAGAATTACGTGGAGGTGTAGATAAAGGATAA
- a CDS encoding phosphoribosylaminoimidazolesuccinocarboxamide synthase, translating to MKAIKETHFNFPQQTNFYKGKVRDVYTIDDQLMAMVVTDRISAFDVVLPEAIPFKGQVLNQIAAKFLAATKDIVPNWVLSTPDEMVTIGRICEPYKVEMVIRGYLAGHAWREYSAGRRSVCGVELPEGLKENDKLPTPIITPTTKAAVGHDEDISKQDILAKGIVSLVDYENLENYTQALYKRGTEMAAERGLILVDTKYEFGKVGDTIYLIDEIHTPDSSRYFYADGYEERQNNNEPQKQLSKEFVRKWLIENNFQGKDGQFIPEMTPEIVNSISERYIELYEQIVGEKFVKNPSSSIVNRIEQNVINAIKDLLSN from the coding sequence ATGAAAGCAATCAAAGAAACCCATTTTAATTTCCCGCAACAAACCAATTTTTATAAAGGTAAAGTGCGTGATGTTTATACGATAGACGACCAATTGATGGCAATGGTTGTAACAGACAGGATATCAGCATTTGATGTTGTTTTGCCAGAAGCAATTCCGTTTAAAGGACAAGTTTTAAATCAAATTGCTGCTAAATTTTTAGCTGCTACAAAAGACATCGTTCCTAACTGGGTTTTATCCACACCTGATGAAATGGTTACCATTGGCAGAATATGTGAGCCTTACAAGGTTGAAATGGTAATTAGGGGATACTTAGCTGGTCATGCTTGGCGTGAATATAGCGCAGGTAGACGAAGCGTTTGTGGGGTTGAATTGCCAGAAGGACTAAAAGAAAACGATAAGTTACCTACACCAATTATCACTCCAACCACAAAGGCTGCTGTTGGCCATGATGAAGATATTTCTAAACAAGATATTTTAGCAAAAGGAATTGTCTCTTTAGTTGATTACGAAAATTTAGAGAATTATACCCAAGCTTTATACAAAAGAGGTACAGAAATGGCCGCAGAGCGAGGATTGATTTTGGTTGATACCAAATATGAGTTCGGTAAAGTTGGCGATACGATTTATTTGATTGATGAAATTCATACGCCAGACTCATCTCGTTATTTTTATGCTGATGGTTATGAAGAAAGACAAAACAATAATGAGCCTCAAAAACAATTGTCTAAAGAATTTGTACGCAAATGGTTAATTGAAAATAATTTTCAAGGTAAAGACGGGCAATTTATTCCTGAAATGACACCAGAGATTGTGAATTCAATTTCAGAGCGTTACATAGAATTATACGAGCAAATTGTTGGCGAAAAGTTTGTTAAAAACCCATCATCAAGTATTGTAAATAGAATAGAACAAAATGTGATAAATGCTATTAAGGATTTATTATCAAATTAA
- a CDS encoding PhoH family protein — protein sequence MNELKLTLETTDQVQFWGANNEHYELIKSAFPKLKIVARGNDVKALGDEAELKAFEQKFEQLVAHLEKYRTLSHNDVEAILGSKKTAAKPDDAPTAANTGEVIVFGNHGLMIKARTANQRKMVDSIGKNDVLFAIGPAGTGKTYTAVALAVRALKNKEIKRIILTRPAVEAGESLGFLPGDLKEKVDPYLRPLYDALDDMIPPEKLKLYLENRTIEVAPLAFMRGRTLDNCFVILDEAQNSTDLQLKMFLTRMGPTAKFIVTGDVTQIDLPKKAQSGLHNALRILEEIKGIDIIYLNGDDVVRHKLVKAILKAYGDIQ from the coding sequence TTGAACGAACTAAAGCTAACATTAGAAACAACAGACCAAGTACAATTTTGGGGTGCCAACAATGAGCATTATGAGTTAATCAAATCTGCTTTCCCAAAATTAAAAATTGTAGCAAGAGGAAATGACGTAAAAGCGTTGGGCGATGAGGCTGAGCTTAAGGCTTTTGAGCAAAAGTTCGAACAACTAGTTGCTCATCTTGAAAAGTACAGAACGCTTTCACATAACGATGTAGAAGCTATTTTAGGTTCTAAAAAAACTGCTGCAAAACCTGATGATGCTCCAACGGCAGCCAATACAGGTGAGGTTATCGTTTTTGGGAATCATGGCTTAATGATTAAAGCTCGTACAGCTAATCAGCGTAAAATGGTTGATAGCATAGGTAAAAACGATGTGCTCTTTGCCATCGGCCCTGCCGGAACTGGAAAAACCTATACAGCTGTAGCTTTAGCAGTAAGGGCTTTGAAGAATAAGGAAATCAAAAGAATCATTTTAACGAGACCAGCTGTAGAAGCGGGAGAGAGCCTTGGATTTTTACCAGGCGACCTAAAAGAAAAGGTAGACCCATATTTACGTCCACTTTATGATGCTTTGGACGACATGATTCCGCCAGAAAAACTAAAACTATACTTAGAAAACAGAACTATCGAAGTAGCGCCTTTGGCATTTATGCGTGGGAGAACTTTGGATAACTGTTTTGTGATTTTAGATGAGGCACAAAACTCGACAGATTTGCAATTAAAAATGTTCTTGACCCGTATGGGGCCAACAGCAAAATTTATTGTAACTGGTGATGTGACTCAAATAGATTTACCTAAAAAAGCACAGTCTGGCTTGCATAATGCGCTTCGTATTTTAGAAGAAATTAAAGGCATAGATATCATTTACTTAAATGGAGATGATGTGGTAAGGCATAAATTAGTTAAAGCAATACTTAAAGCTTACGGAGATATTCAGTAA
- a CDS encoding S-adenosyl-l-methionine hydroxide adenosyltransferase family protein, producing MAIITLTTDLGSKDFYQAALKGSILNILPTANIVDITHEVPSFNISYAAFVLKNAYPYFPKNTVHLIGIDSVFSENTKYIALRYKDHYFVGADNGIFSLLLDEAPDELVELNIMQDLKYLHFPLVDIFVKAAIHLAKGGKLKEIGVPTGDIEQRMLLHPVIERDIIRGSVIYIDTFCNVITNITKDLFTKIQRNRDFTLYFRKSETITQLSWHYNEVPEGEKLCLFGISNHLEIAINKGKASGLLGLHLSDIVRVEFHP from the coding sequence ATGGCGATAATAACTTTAACAACAGATTTAGGTTCCAAAGATTTTTATCAGGCTGCTTTGAAAGGTAGTATCCTGAATATCTTGCCTACAGCTAATATTGTCGACATTACCCATGAAGTTCCATCATTTAATATTTCTTATGCTGCCTTTGTTTTAAAGAATGCTTATCCATATTTCCCTAAAAATACAGTTCACTTAATTGGTATTGATTCGGTATTTAGCGAGAATACAAAATACATCGCCTTGCGTTATAAAGACCACTATTTTGTTGGTGCCGATAACGGGATATTTTCTTTATTATTGGATGAAGCTCCTGATGAATTAGTGGAGTTAAATATCATGCAAGATTTAAAATATTTACACTTTCCATTAGTAGATATTTTTGTAAAAGCGGCCATTCATTTAGCTAAAGGTGGCAAATTAAAAGAGATTGGCGTACCTACAGGAGATATTGAGCAAAGGATGCTTCTACATCCTGTTATAGAGCGAGATATCATAAGAGGAAGCGTAATTTATATTGATACTTTTTGTAATGTAATTACAAATATTACTAAGGACCTTTTTACCAAGATACAACGCAATAGAGACTTCACTCTGTACTTTAGAAAAAGCGAAACCATCACTCAATTAAGCTGGCATTATAACGAAGTTCCAGAGGGAGAAAAGCTGTGTTTATTTGGTATTAGTAACCATTTAGAAATTGCCATTAACAAAGGCAAAGCTAGTGGTTTATTAGGCCTACATCTAAGCGATATTGTAAGGGTTGAGTTTCATCCTTAA
- a CDS encoding antibiotic biosynthesis monooxygenase: MLVRIVKMHFTPAYVDEFKILFNNIKLLISNFEGCKGVKLLQHETDETIFFTISKWQSADDLENYRKSNLFIETWAKVRPNFSSKAEAWSLLEQ; encoded by the coding sequence ATGCTAGTTCGTATTGTAAAAATGCACTTCACTCCTGCTTATGTTGATGAATTTAAGATTCTATTTAACAACATCAAACTATTGATATCAAATTTTGAGGGATGCAAAGGTGTTAAGTTATTGCAACACGAAACGGATGAAACCATCTTTTTTACGATCAGTAAATGGCAAAGTGCTGATGATTTAGAAAACTATAGAAAGTCTAATTTGTTTATAGAAACATGGGCAAAAGTTAGACCAAATTTCAGTAGTAAAGCCGAAGCTTGGAGTTTATTAGAACAATAA
- a CDS encoding D-2-hydroxyacid dehydrogenase — MIKILANDGIDPIGKQLLEDAGFQVDTQTIPQDQLAEALLNYDAITVRSATKVRAALIDACPNIKLIGRGGVGMDNIDVDYARGKGVNVVNTPAASSLSVAELVFSHLFTGVRFLQDANRKMPVEGATKFNDLKKAYAKGIELRGKTIGIIGFGRIGRETASVALGLGMNVLAYDLFPFSGNITLNLQGGIKVDIPVQTVSLAEVIAQSDFISLHTPFADKPILGAAEFDAMKPGVGIVNCSRGGTIDEEALINALDSGKVAFAGLDVFDNEPTPLAALLTHPKISLTPHIGASTNEAQERIGTELANLIIDHFKKD; from the coding sequence ATGATTAAGATACTTGCCAACGACGGCATAGACCCAATTGGGAAACAATTATTAGAAGATGCAGGTTTTCAGGTTGATACACAAACAATTCCTCAAGACCAATTAGCCGAAGCATTATTAAATTACGATGCAATTACTGTTCGTAGCGCAACTAAAGTTAGAGCAGCATTAATTGATGCTTGTCCGAATATCAAATTAATTGGTAGAGGTGGTGTTGGAATGGATAATATCGACGTTGATTACGCTCGTGGTAAAGGTGTAAATGTAGTAAATACACCAGCTGCTTCATCTTTATCAGTAGCTGAATTGGTTTTTTCACATTTGTTTACTGGTGTTCGTTTCTTGCAAGATGCAAATCGTAAGATGCCAGTAGAGGGGGCAACCAAATTTAACGATTTGAAGAAAGCTTATGCAAAAGGTATCGAGCTAAGAGGCAAAACAATTGGTATTATTGGTTTTGGTAGAATTGGAAGAGAAACAGCAAGTGTAGCTTTAGGTTTAGGAATGAATGTTTTAGCTTATGATTTATTTCCATTTAGCGGCAACATTACTTTAAACTTGCAAGGAGGAATTAAAGTAGATATTCCTGTACAAACTGTAAGCTTAGCTGAAGTTATTGCACAGAGTGACTTTATATCATTGCATACACCATTTGCAGATAAGCCAATTTTAGGCGCTGCAGAATTTGATGCAATGAAACCAGGCGTAGGAATTGTAAACTGTTCTCGTGGTGGTACAATTGATGAAGAAGCTTTAATTAACGCTTTAGATTCAGGTAAAGTAGCTTTCGCTGGTCTAGATGTTTTCGATAACGAACCAACGCCGTTAGCTGCATTATTAACTCACCCAAAAATATCTTTAACTCCTCATATTGGGGCTTCAACTAATGAGGCTCAAGAAAGAATTGGAACTGAATTGGCTAATTTAATTATTGACCATTTTAAGAAAGACTAA
- the serC gene encoding 3-phosphoserine/phosphohydroxythreonine transaminase, translating into MRHNFGAGPCILPQEVFKQASRAVLDFKDGLSILEISHRSPEFEEVMAEANKLVKELLNVPSGYSVLFLQGGASLQFAMVPMNLLPEGKTAAYLETGVWANKAIKEVKNFGKANVVATSKEANFTFIPKDYEIPEDSVYFHYTSNNTIYGTELFNLPETNVPIVCDMSSDIMSHVIDVSKYDIIYAGAQKNIGPAGLTIVIVKDEILGKSGRAIPSMLDYASYKDNDSMYNTPPVFSIYVAMLNLNWLKSKGGIAEIEKENKAKADALYKEIDRNPLFKGTCAVEDRSRMNICFVMENPELEKSFSKFADDNGFEGLKGHRSVGGFRASMYNALPITSVHALIDLMQTFEENYNKSNK; encoded by the coding sequence ATGAGACATAATTTTGGTGCAGGCCCTTGTATTTTACCACAAGAGGTATTTAAACAAGCTTCTAGAGCTGTTTTAGATTTTAAAGACGGTTTATCAATTTTAGAAATTTCGCATCGTAGCCCTGAATTTGAGGAAGTGATGGCAGAAGCTAATAAATTGGTAAAAGAACTTTTAAATGTACCATCTGGATACTCTGTTTTATTTTTACAAGGTGGCGCAAGTTTGCAATTTGCAATGGTTCCAATGAACTTATTGCCAGAGGGAAAAACAGCTGCTTATTTAGAAACTGGTGTTTGGGCAAACAAGGCGATTAAAGAGGTTAAAAATTTTGGAAAAGCAAATGTAGTTGCTACCTCTAAAGAAGCTAATTTTACTTTCATTCCTAAAGATTACGAAATCCCAGAAGATAGTGTATATTTTCATTACACTTCAAATAATACCATCTACGGGACAGAATTGTTCAATCTACCAGAGACTAACGTTCCTATAGTTTGCGACATGTCATCTGATATCATGAGCCATGTAATTGATGTCTCTAAATACGATATAATCTATGCTGGAGCTCAAAAAAACATCGGCCCTGCCGGATTAACAATTGTAATTGTTAAAGATGAAATTTTAGGCAAAAGTGGAAGAGCAATTCCATCTATGTTAGACTATGCATCTTACAAGGATAACGATTCAATGTACAATACCCCACCTGTATTTTCAATTTATGTGGCTATGCTAAACTTAAATTGGTTAAAATCTAAAGGTGGCATTGCCGAAATTGAAAAAGAAAATAAAGCAAAAGCTGATGCTCTATATAAAGAAATAGATAGAAATCCATTATTTAAAGGAACTTGTGCTGTTGAAGACCGTTCTAGAATGAATATTTGTTTTGTAATGGAAAATCCTGAACTAGAAAAGTCATTCTCCAAATTTGCCGATGATAATGGTTTTGAAGGATTGAAAGGGCACAGAAGCGTTGGTGGATTCAGAGCATCAATGTATAATGCACTTCCTATTACCAGCGTTCACGCTTTAATAGATTTAATGCAAACTTTCGAAGAAAATTATAACAAAAGCAATAAGTAG